tgtgcgtgcgctggtatgcgtgtggtatagtattggatatggacaggacaggtagacacagcttgaaaaacactcgctgggacccagtcctttatggataagtcagggtaggcacggcttgagagacactcgctagcccccgcatttggtttattaagcgaaagtccagctcgagagacactcgctggtagaggttggattaagagagctatattagggatcagctcccatatatatactgtttgaacagtgttgggtgtgtgagtgctccaaattgcttttttactattatgatgtggtttgtatgaaatttatgatgatgttgcattttaTTCCTTAGGATGcactagctttagatagctaaatgtggttaaaattagtattttgctctctgagtcgaacgctcactcctatccatctattttttcaggctacaggaggattaattGTTGTGGCTAacgtgctcttcttcttcgcagatcAATTAGTAgtatctaatgtattttgtacaattgagttaaattttagactccgcatgtgttagaagtattttaattaatttgggtttgtaatatAATATGGTGTTGAATTTTCATGATTATTAATTGCATGCATGGTTGGattagatgagggagctgagctcccattgtatttttgatattatgagcatgtagagggtgagctgagctccccaatttattatatattgtgtttacaggtagggcaagttaaaaactccccgttgaatggtccattttatggctggactctgtccagttgaattcttgaaattgggcctaaatgagccttaggattgggttgaggaatagttaggcttactatgagtctcgggagctttaggctggcGTAGGTCTTAGTGTCgattcggcccataggttgggtcatgacaatgaCAAAGTAAATCACCTCActgaccgttattaatgagggaaggctagctagctaatgagtactcatgtagtctaatcctactaaccattattaatgggagacataatcaaagccaattatcaaaccccaaatagccattactactgggggaTTCCGAACGGGATTGTTATGCTAACtgtgattttaaaataatttcaaagATTTTCTACTCAAATAATTACATTTGCATTTCATAATCACATTCATTTCATCATAAAATTCATATGATGTTGGCAACAcataatttctcaaattcaaagaaaaatcataaatcatttaaaccatttacaaatttaaaaataagaaaaaatttagttGTGTATAAACCTTTAATGAGTCTCCTCTTTTCTGGACTCACTCTTCTTTATCCTTCACAATCTCTTTTTCTACTATAACACACAATAAAAGTGTCTCAATACTTATTTCAATTATCTCTAACAACTAATCAAATGCATGCCTAATGAATGCCTAAGTTATTTATGCAATTTTAAGGAATTTGGGTTCTAGacaaatttataccctgaatttTGAACCCAAATTCAACCTACTTCTAGTCCTCATTTAATAATatgatcttaatgaaagttgttcctttatgtgttaagTTTGGTTTCCagtttgaatcacttaatttggagttgtgtagctctagttgtggtcaatttaccaagtGCTGGTCCAATGACCAATACTATTCCAGAACAGGGCAGATTCTGGAACTCAAATTGGTCAAGCTAATTGAACTAGGTATAGTCAAAGTTtggcttggtgttcttcatgtGATTTGTTCACCTATGTCTCATGGTTACTCAGGTTAAAAAATTCCTAAATTTGGGGCTGTATAGGATGAGTTATGGTAATTTAATTAACCTGGACTCATAACCCTACAACTCCATAATTCCAGGTTCTAGATCAGGTTTTGCAATTCACATTTAACGTCCTTACTCTCAAAATTTGAGTAAGGTTTttaaaccaaagttgtagccctaagtcttaagttttcatatcattttggctcatcccatttgaaATTTTCTACTGAAAGTTATGGTCTAattactattctggggtcaaatggCTAAATTGGTTCCAATGAAGGAATTCCATATTAGGAAGTCCTGAGTTATCCTAACAATTTTCCTTAGTTCTTTTAGGATTTTAGGTTCTGGCCAAAACATCAAAGttttagttctaggtcttatgaagattttggtttttgaatcactaTATTTGCAATTTTGTAGCCCAGGTTATgccattttttccaaaactggtcggatggccATTTGTCCAGCATTTCTAGGTTAGGtttggttctagcagatttattggactaactttgcttagcaatttgattgggttagggtcaaaattataatttctgatCCTCATAAAAAATaatctactatgtctaagcttttcataagTTCAAGAATCGGGTTATTTGGAGctttttacagtgagttatgcctatttgaatatctactgttcatttggtcaattctggtcaGGTCTACAATACCAACTCTGGATTCAAGCAAATTTACTAACTTATGGTtagtttttgggcaaggtttcttcatgaaaattatggcatttggtcttaagtttcatcttcaattggcctcacaccaattggagctgtctagctctacttataacTATGaaagcacactggactcaaaggtctaGAAATCCAGCAATTCAACAACCATGAATTtctcaattccattcatcaagtcacatcaattctcaatttAAAACATACCAAATGATAATAATTAGGCTTTTAACCATTAATTAGTTAACAttccacaaaaccctaattctcttcTTCCTAATCCATGCAAATTCACTTCACCAATCACATATACAACTTCATTTAAGttcaaattcatgttcaatttaaattgaacacatcaaaaccctaaggtcccatggctggccgaaattcacacATCCATAATCAAGCATGATTTTCTTGTTTTCTAATGAAATTTCCCTTAGTCAAACACCAATTTCCATGAACATATAATAGTTTAAGCTTGTAGGTGACTTACCTTATTTGAGCATAATTTTATCTCTCCCAATCTTTAAGTCTCTTCCAATTTCTTATTCATAATCTTCCTACCAAGATCCTAGAACAATTTTTGTTGAATTAAGCATGGGATTTAGGGAGAGAAACTAGAGTTTTTGGAGCTTGTTGGGTGCATTAATGGAAGAAGATGAGAGAGGTAGAGAAAGAGGAGTTCGACTAGTTTGGGAAAAGGAAGAAGACAATTTCtttttcaattgatttttttggtCTTTTGTCTCTTATTTTATGTAGATAAGTccattaattaaatcatttaaattatattttaatctcatatattttaatggacatttaggccaaaagtcacctctaagagtgaattgaccaaaatgcctctcatcGGTTTCAATCCATCTTTCTAATAGTGCTTGGTTACTCCTTAAGTTCTGATTCACTTATTTAAGGTTGTCCTTTTTTTATTTCTGTGATTTTCTAGTTCCCAATAGTTTTGCAATAATCCCTTGACCTAGGGTGTCATGGAGTCCTACACAAATTTAGGGTAgaaactgagctcgcagtcgcttcccgggtctgtcacccatcgctgggacctcggctcatttaacggaTTAGagattgtttttcttatttccattttaccttcatgtgatttctattgatttttatttatggcttttctagatgacttagatatggttctaaacatcctaactgtccggataaACACTAgttatcggaacagtaaaatgtatggactacttAACAAGATGGTATTACAATTTCTCCCAACAAACACAAACATAACAACCTTCACCATCATTGAAATCTAGAGATCTCCAAATTATAGTGGCACCTGAAAACCAATCCCCTTCTCTACCAAACCAAAACACCATGTCTATGATTACACTTGCTATCACATATGTAGCTTTGCCATGTTCGAATCAACCAAAACTAAAAACCATTCTTTTGATCACAAATATCACCAAACATGTTAGTAACCTCCTCAACTTTCCCTTCTCTCTCATAGACTTTCTTTGATTCATCAAGTAAAACCTAGTCCCACATCACTACCCTTGAAAAAGCTAAGACTAGTTGATTAACCATAACCAAGACAAAtctcaagaagaatgatgaggtcTTGAATAATATTGCCAGCCAACTACCCTCAAAATTGGAAACCTTCTCACTAAAATGAAAGATGTATCCATCCCTCTTGGAAGCATCTAAGAAACCAAAAGGTTCTAACATTATCCCTGTTGCTAGTTCTTGCGCTAGCTTTCCTCTTTTCCCTTTATCTCAAATGTGTTGAAAACATAGGAAAGCCCATTTACATACCTGAGAGTAATCCAGTCATAACCCCTCAAAGCCTCCAAGCTTATAGCCCAAACCCAAATCCCTCTCCCAAAACCCAAAACCAAATTACCTAAATTATGGACCTTGCATCTCATAACTCCATAAACCCAACCCAATATCTCAGCTTGCAGAACTCTAGAAAGTTTAGAGAGAAAAAAAGGGGGACAAAACAAAAATTGAATGTACTAGCCAGACAAAAAGCAACCCATCTTGGTTCCTTTGGAATTAACTTTGAGCAGAATTCACAATGATCATTAGAACCAGTTGTGTGGGATGTGGCAGATGAAGTTAACTTTCTTTTTGAGGTTCTGATGACTAGCCTAAAGTCACCAAAGTTGCCATGATGATCCTTAGTTGGAATTGTCAAGGGTCTAGGCAGCCCTTGACAATGAAGACCTTAAGAGATTTAATCTCTTTAAATAAACTTAAGATAGTTTTTATTTCACAAATAAGAACAAAAGCAACTATTTTTGGAGAAGTGGCATTGTCGGTTTGGATTTCAAAATTCTTTCTATGTTGATCCAGAAGGAAATGCTGGCGGTCTTGCTTTATTGTAAAAGGATGTAACTTTAATTCAAATTCTTCAATCATCGAAACATTGGCTCGATACAATGGTGAGTCAATCTTCGCAATGGCACATTACTTTTGTTTATGGGAATCCGAAAGTAAAAGGGAGGGTTAAGTTCATAAAGGAGCTGAATGAGCTAGATCTTAGAAACGGGGAACCTTGGTTGCTTATTAGCAATTTCAACATTTGTAGCTTGGAAGGGGATAAAATTAGGGCTCGaaaaattaattctttaattGCTAGGGAGTTTAATAAGTTGCTTTTTTATTGTCATTTAGAAGAACTTCCATTTAAAGGCCCCAAATTTACTTAGACAAATAATCAACAAGGTTGGCACAACATTCTGGAGAGGATTGATAAAACTTTGGGGAATCAAGAATGGATTGATGAATTCTCCAGAAGTTAACTCATCCATGGAAAATTCCTAGTGTCTAGTCACTGACTTATCATATTGCACCTTCACCCTATGCCGAGGCAGGAAACCAATATATGGACAACTTCAGGTCAATGTGAAGAAAGTATCTCCCAAGTATAGTCTGCTGGCTCTAGTGGATCCCAGTTGTTAGTAAACTAGATGTCTGTATCAAAGTGGGGCAACCAATAGTTTGGCAATTCAAAGAAGAAAATTTAGGCCCTCTCTAAAAAGCTAGATGAGCTCATCTCAGATGTAGGGACCCATGATAATAGAGAAGAAATTATACAAGAGGTCAATTGAAACACCTATGGAGATTGGAAGAGCTTCACTGGTTCCAAAAGTCTCGTATCAACTTTCGAAGACAAGAACACTAAGTTCTTTCACTCATCAACTAATCAAAGAAGAAAACGCAATTAGATTATGAAGCTTATCAATAGTCAAGGAAAGTGGATCGAGAATTAGGAGGAAATTATTAATtaagcttttgattttttttcaacAATTTGTTTCTGTCAGGACAGGATAATTTTATCAAAGGAAGTGCTGACATCAATTCCTTCGATGGCTTCAAAAGAGATGAATAGGTCTTTAATTACCCCTATTTCAGAAGATGAAGTCAAGCTAAATGTTTTAAGTTTAGGGGCTTTCTAATCTCCTGGACAAGATGGGGtaacttttattaaaaaaaaaaaatattggccTATTGTGAAGCGGGAGGTTGTAGAAATTGCATTGGAATTCATTCAATTAGGTATCGTGCCAAAAAACATCAATGGAACTCACATTGTATTGATTCCCAAAGTGAAGAGTTCCCAATTTGTCATTGACTTTAGTCTGATAAGCTTGTGTAACTTTAGTTATAGAATTATATAAAAAGTGCTTGCCAATAGAATGAAGCCCGGGTTGAACGTGTTGATATTCCCTTCGCAGGCAGCCTTTGCGCCTGATAAAGTATCCATGATAATATTTTTGTGGCTCCTGAAGCATTTTGTGCTCTGAAATAGAGAAGAAAAGGTCGGGTTAGGGCTAATGGCTATTAAGGTGGATGTTCGTAAAGCTTATGATAATGTCAACTGACAATTTCTGTTAATAGTTATGGAGAGAATGTGGTACAGCCAGCATTGGATTTATTAATCTAGAATTGTATCTCTTCAGTGGATTATTCAATTATCATCAATGGAGTCAAATCTAATCACTTTCATCCATCATGAGGCCTTTGCCAAGTTGATCCAATCTCACCTTTATCTTTTCCTTTTGGTTTTTGATGTTCTTTCTAGATTGATTGAGCAAGCCCAGGTTTTGAACCAACTCTAAGGTTTTAAGATAACCAGAAGTTGTCTCTCCTTCAGCCACTTGCTATTCGCAGATGATACAATCCTGTTCAGACAAGCAATAATTGAGGAAGCTATGACTCTTCAGGGTATTCTTCTTAATTACAGCTTGGCATCAGGATAATTCATTAACCAAACCAATATGATTCTACGTATAGTTTCAATATTCTACAACTCATGCAGCGGGATATAGCAAGCATTTTTCAAATCAGGAACTCTGGATCATTATCCAAATATCTTGGTTTGCCAGTGGCATGGGGCAAGTCGAAGTCACAAGATCTTTCTTTTATTCGGGTTCAAGGATGGAAGAATAAATTCCTATCTCATGCAGGTAGAGAAATTCTCATAAAGACAGTGGTTCAAGAAATTCTATCATATGTAACGTCTGTTTTCAAGATTCCCCGTGGTttcataaaagaaattcattaatTGGAGGCTAAATTTTGGTGGCAGCATTCAATGGATAATTCTAATGTTCATTGGCTTAGTTGGAAATCTTTCTCATGGAGTAAAAGAGAAGGGGGGATGGGGGGTTAGGCTTTAAGGATTTTAACTTGTTCAATGATGCTTTCCTCACTAAACAAGCTTGGAGATTAATCAAGAATCCTCAAGCTCTTTGTGTAAGAATCCTGAAGGGAATTTATTTCCCTTATTCAAATTTCATAGATGCAAGAAAAGGGTGTCAAAGCTCATAAGGGTGGTGCAGCCTTTTTCAAAGGTGTGAAGCTCTTATTCCAGGCCTGGGGTAGAATGTTACAAGAGCAACCTTCCTCAATGTGTGGACTAAACCGTGGATCCCCACAATTACAAGATTTGAGCCCAGAAGTTTAAGGGAACAAGACAGTCCTGTTATTTATGTTGTAGACTTGATTAACCAAACCAAAGGTATATGGGATAAGGATATTCTATTTGCTACTTTTAATCCGGAGGATTGTATTGAAATTCTTAAGATCCCTCTAACTTCTCATGTGAAGGAACCTGAACTAATATGGAATTTCTCAAAGAATGGAGCCCCTTCAGTCAAAGTAGTGTATCATATGCTCAAAAGGGTCCAAGCTCAGACTTCTCATCAATCTTCGGATTGTTCCTTGGAAGTGGTTTCTCCTGATGTTTGGAGTCAGACTTGGTCTGTAAAATTGCCTCCGAAAATTAAGAATTTCATATGGAGATGTTGTCTAAATGTTTTAGCCACTAAAGAAAATTTGTATAAGCGCCACTGCTCTCCTGCTCCTGCATGTCCCCTATGTGACCGCGCTGTTGAAATGCTGGAACATGTTTTATCTTTTTTGTCCACGCGCTAGAGCTTCTTCGTTTGGCTCCCTTCTTAGTTTCTCCCCAATGCAAGGTAGCATGTTTTCTTTTGTGAATAGTGGAAGTTTATGATTATGAATTGCATCTCTCCAGACCAGTATGAAGTTAAGTTTACAGCATTCCTTTGTTGGCATATACGGAAAGGGAGGAATGCGACTATTTTTCAAGCCATAGACTTGAATCCTAATCTTACTATTCGAAGAGCTAAGAATGATATTGATGAGGTATTAAATCTGATCCCTCCACAACAGCATTCTTTGATCTCTATTTTAAATTCATTGAATTTGTCTCAAAAGGAGTGGAATCCTCCTTGTATTGGCGATTTGTCTCAAAAGGAGTGGAATCCTCCTGGCATTGGCGATTGAAAGTCAATATAGATGCTTCTTTTGAGTTGCCTACTGGACAAGTTGGTTATGGAGTGATTGTTAGAAATTCTTATGGGCAGCTAATGGATGGTTATGCAAGTCACTTTGTCAATTTGTTCCCCCCTAGTAGTAGAAGGGTATGCCATGTGTGTTGATATTTAGTTTGCTATTAgcagagagttttttttttttttttttttgctgagaTAGGATCTGATTCTCTTCAGTTATGCCAATCGATTTCTTCCCCTCTAGATCCCATCTCTTGGGAGTTAAGAGGCTATTTTTCATGATATAAAGAGTTGTTATATGGCTATccaactttatcaatgaatttttctCCTACAGCAACCAATTCCTGTGCTAACTGGATTGCAAATAGTGCGAGATTAAGAACCATTATTCTAGGATGGATTTCAAATCCTCCATCTCAGTTAGCTTTGCTGTTAAAAGTTGATAGCCTTGTAACTTCTTATGAATGACCGATGATCTTcctgataaaaaaaaatactacataaaaaaattaaatcataaatgGATTCCAGGACTCTACGTTAATTAGAAATTGTCATGGCTTTATATTCCCAGTCCTTGTCTAATTCATATTCTcacagaaatttttttttttttctttcctttctaatTTCTTTGTTCACTAATAGTGTGTTTGGATAGGTGAAAAAGGGAGAGGAAGGGAAATATCCAAGGGAAAATAAGGTTGATAAGAtagtttactttgtttggataagagaaggaaaataaagatgTAAGGGAAAATAAGCCTTATTTTCTCCTAGATATTTTCTTTCCGAATTCGAGAGAAAATAAGGAGTCAAAGGTGAAAAGCGGTCTTTCACTCGTGAAATTACATAATTATCTGCTGATTTTGTTGCCACTGTTTGCATTGTTGTTTAGAGAATTTTTCCTTTCTCGCAAGCTCTAGGGTTTACAACAGAAGAGTGTCCAAATCTAATTATCTACCAAAAATTCCTTCCCATCTACCATTGCAAAAACAATTGAAGATCCTTCATTAAGCATGGATTTGCCTTTGTTGGGTTGTTCCTTCACTAGAAAGAAGAAGAATTTGAAAGATCGTACAACAAAGAGTGGTTGCTGAAGCTTCCTACCTCCATTATAGGTGATTACCATGCCATTGCTTTCAAACCAATACTTTGCGTCCCTAATGGTGTCacgccctactcctcgtaagatataacatgctcccatagtacacctaatgaattaccgtacttcgcttaccggtaacccattaaatatactacatgggattttaaaacaattttcgttcatttttaaattggtggataaaaaaaaatttttttccagattttaaaaacctttatttaaagtccaaacataaattaaatttttagatatttaaaatctccgcaatttttacaaaaatttcggcagagtgccatctgtattttgagaaaacagttcttcaaaacctgaaaataaagacactcccaatatttttctcaatcacaactccattattcaatctcatttcacaaaacaacacaagcaactcaatacacagtttaaattaaatcaaacattgaaacctctaattaaggtaacaaaattaatatttacattcatgggatcattaaaaatttagtagtgtaaaactttataaatacataaaatctcaagataaccttataataatttgtatttcaatacaatccaaaaatatattacaaaagagttggtacaactgctcaaagtaaatttcatacatacaattacagaattacatcaaaatctaaagtacaagggtatacctatgatatacccgaagatagtctcactatgccttttagtaatcttgctcagctgctttatattttcttttacctgtgacagcatacaaagctatcgctgagtggtgaactcagtggtgcacaaactaataacttaaaacttaatacaagttatgcttgacaattcataaaaaataaaaattttaaatttttaaattcttcaaaatttaaaatttttaaattcttcaaaattcataacattcagaaatcaatatttttattcatgaaatttatttatttgaataacattttgatcaaatagtaactatttatctacatttcttttaaatcccgaaacaatacaaaaatattttgaatcactgacaaattatttatttcaatcacaagttatcaaactatgcataatttaaagggcgttaccaataattcacacagttgaacccatgacccaaaattcaaatagatgccgtgttgtacaccatgacatttcacactctcccaataaccgaggctaaaagggaggaacaaagactagctagtatatatgagtactcattcaaactcttccccaactagcaagccagagaggaaggaactcgccccatctagtggaggagatatctcactagacaagctaatgagaatttacaacatattttgccatgtcaattgtggtttcaaatcatattcaaaacaatttctatttacaaagtgtttacaaatcatcaacatatttaatcatcataaattcatgctcaaggttggcaacacatcaaacttaaaatttacaatcctcaaaaccatgcaataaatccttaaatgcataagaaaatttacatttaatttatacaatttcattcaacaaattaaaatcctcaacacaacaaaattataaatcataaaataaacttgttcaaatcaatttagaagtgaaaagtaacaaaatagttagttgtgcacaaaccttatacgagtcgtctcttggccttgactcgatgtctcggattctttcccggtattcttttccactgaaacacacaatttcatagtgtttcagtatcataacttatcataaatccaaaataaattcaaattcacttttatctagcttatatatgctaaacttgatgttcttcaaaatttgtgtttcggggttactattcactatactattcaagtcaatttgttgactttctaaggcttaatagatataGAAATTCACTACAAGAAAATATCGAAACAGAAACCGAATTTAGAAACGGATTTATGTCAGTTTGTAATTTGAAACGGCTTTTGAAACGGAAATTGGGAAGAATGGGTTAAATATATCAGAAACTGATTAGAAACCAATTAGAAACCGAATTTTGAAACGGAAATATATCGGTTTCTAAATTTTGTGGCACAATTTGGGGGCAAATTTAGCATCGGTTTAGAAACCGATTATAAACCGATATCTGAAACCAAATAATTTTCCGTTTCTAATTAGTAACCGATTTGTTCGGTTTCAAAAGTTGAGGTAAGATAATTAGATTTAATGTTcatattagaaaccgattttttCGGTGTCTAATCCCATGACTTATATCATTTTA
The Hevea brasiliensis isolate MT/VB/25A 57/8 chromosome 15, ASM3005281v1, whole genome shotgun sequence genome window above contains:
- the LOC110655603 gene encoding uncharacterized protein LOC110655603, translating into MQEKGVKAHKGGAAFFKGVKLLFQAWDLINQTKGIWDKDILFATFNPEDCIEILKIPLTSHVKEPELIWNFSKNGAPSVKVVYHMLKRVQAQTSHQSSDCSLEVVSPDVWSQTWSVKLPPKIKNFIWRCCLNVLATKENLYKRHCSPAPACPLCDRAVEMLEHWKFMIMNCISPDQYEVKFTAFLCWHIRKGRNATIFQAIDLNPNLTIRRAKNDIDEVLNLIPPQQHSLISILNSLNLSQKEWNPPCIGDLSQKEWNPPGIGD